The proteins below are encoded in one region of Belonocnema kinseyi isolate 2016_QV_RU_SX_M_011 chromosome 5, B_treatae_v1, whole genome shotgun sequence:
- the LOC117173138 gene encoding translin-associated protein X — MAQGRDHSGGMKKKRSRFHNKGSVNLGDMGKEVLEKLDENSQVVKQFRGYAAELDDKHDRFERIVKVSRDITIESKRIIFLLHTLDKKEKQESVLTDAGNRLQNVCKNSFRSIAKELHGHDVYQYIRAYKPGVQEFVEAITFHQYLQSKSLQSWREIEKSFNYTLVENAKSSSGAKIPADQEIKSACNQETKTLNDEKKSIRTPLIPHDYIMGIADLTGELMRKCINNLASGNIAGCFETCAFVRSMYRGFLGCAGVSGKEINRKLYTLKQSLSKIENVCYTIKIRGSEIPKHMLATVAIADAEENAVDDDEGYQHY, encoded by the exons ATGGCTCAAGGACGAG ATCATTCTGGAGGTATGAAGAAGAAGCGCAGCCGTTTCCACAATAAGGGTTCCGTGAACCTCGGAGACATGGGCAAAGAAGTTCTCGAGAAGCTCGACGAGAACAGCCAAGTCGTGAAACAATTTCGCGGATACGCCGCCGAGCTGGACGACAAACACGACCGGTTCGAAAGGATCGTCAAGGTCAGCCGGGACATCACCATCGAGAGCAAACGAATAATTTTCCTACTCCACACTCTCGACAAAAAAGAAAAGCAGGAAAGCGTCCTGACCGACGCCGGAAATCGACTCCAAAACGTCTGCAAGAATTCTTTCAGAAGCATCGCCAAGGAACTCCACGGACACGATGTCTATCAGTATATCCGCGCCTACAAACCCGGAGTTCAGGAATTCGTCGAGGCTATCACTTTCCACCAATACTTGCAAAGCAAAAGTCTTCAAAGTTGGCGAGAGATCGAGAAATCGTTTAATTACACCTTGGTAGAAAATGCGAAAAGCTCCAGTGGGGCGAAAATTCCGGCCGATCAGGAAATAAAAAGTGCCTGCAATCAAGAGACAAAAACTCTGAATGACGAGAAGAAAAGTATCAGAACGCCTCTGATTCCTCACGATTATATTATGGGAATTGCTGATCTGACCGGAGAATTAATGCGCAAGTGTATTAATAATCTCGCTTCCGGAAATATCGCAGGTTGCTTTGAAACTTGCGCTTTCGTCAGAAGTATGTACCGAGGCTTTCTGGGCTGTGCGGGAGTTTCCGGGAAGGAAATCAACCGGAAACTTTACACGTTGAAGCAGAGCTtgagtaaaattgaaaatgtttgctaCACTATTAAAATTCGAGGATCGGAAATTCCGAAACACATGCTCGCCACGGTCGCGATTGCAGACGCGGAAGAAAATGCGGTCGACGATGACGAGGGATATCAACATTACTGA
- the LOC117172577 gene encoding uncharacterized protein LOC117172577, translating into MESTGLTSSQADFLKQCEEEFKDRYTDRDEAFMKIKKADPKKPPIIDPWHNKPRRPQHDWSQNYGHNRPNSWDRRNDRNERHERSERIDRHAGKHHLYQRHSRPY; encoded by the coding sequence ATGGAAAGCACAGGCCTCACAAGTTCGCAGGCGGATTTTCTGAAGCAATGCGAGGAAGAATTTAAAGACAGATATACTGACAGAGACGAAGCTTTTATGAAGATAAAAAAAGCAGATCCAAAAAAGCCACCAATTATTGACCCTTGGCACAACAAACCAAGAAGACCACAGCATGACTGGAGTCAGAATTATGGCCACAATCGACCAAATTCTTGGGATCGTCGTAACGACAGAAACGAACGACACGAGAGAAGCGAAAGAATCGATCGACACGCCGGGAAACATCATCTTTATCAGCGTCATTCGAGACCGTATTAA